One segment of Pleomorphomonas sp. PLEO DNA contains the following:
- the dnaK gene encoding molecular chaperone DnaK, whose amino-acid sequence MGKVIGIDLGTTNSCVAIMDGKNAKVIENSEGARTTPSIVAFADGGERLVGQPAKRQAVTNPENTIFAVKRLIGRRFEDPMVGKDKDLVPYTIVKGDNGDAWVNADGKKYSPSQISAMTLAKMKETAEAYLGTSVTQAVITVPAYFNDAQRQATKDAGKIAGLEVLRIINEPTAAALAYGLDKSEHSKTIAVYDLGGGTFDISVLEIGDGVFEVKSTNGDTFLGGEDFDMRLVNYLADEFKKEQGIDLRGDKLALQRLKEAAEKAKIELSSSAQTEINLPFITADAKGPKHLTLKLTRAKFEALVDDLIQKTVEPCKAALKDAGLSAGQIDEVVLVGGMTRMPKVQETVKQFFGREPHKGVNPDEVVAIGAAIQAGVLAGEVKDVLLLDVTPLSLGIETLGGVFTRLIDRNTTIPTKKSQVFSTAEDSQSAVTIRVFQGEREMAADNKMLGQFDLVGLPPAPRGVPQIEVTFDIDANGIVQVSAKDKGTGKEQQIRIQASGGLSDSDIDKMVKDAEANASADKARREAVEARNHAEALVHSTEKSLADYGDKVSSSDKSIIENAIVDLKAVIDSNDAEDIKAKTTALAQAAMKLGEAMYAAQQPGAAEEKPSTEGDDVLDADFEEVKDDKKNG is encoded by the coding sequence ATGGGCAAGGTTATCGGCATCGACCTCGGAACGACCAATTCCTGCGTCGCCATCATGGATGGCAAGAACGCCAAGGTAATCGAGAACTCGGAAGGTGCGCGCACCACGCCGTCGATCGTCGCCTTCGCCGACGGTGGCGAGCGTCTGGTCGGCCAGCCGGCCAAGCGGCAGGCGGTCACCAATCCAGAGAACACCATCTTCGCGGTGAAACGTCTGATCGGTCGGCGGTTCGAAGACCCAATGGTCGGCAAAGACAAGGACCTTGTCCCCTATACCATCGTCAAGGGCGACAACGGTGACGCCTGGGTGAACGCCGACGGCAAGAAGTATTCGCCCTCGCAGATTTCGGCCATGACGCTCGCCAAGATGAAGGAAACGGCCGAGGCTTATCTCGGCACGAGCGTGACGCAGGCCGTCATCACCGTTCCCGCCTATTTCAATGACGCTCAGCGTCAGGCCACCAAGGACGCCGGCAAGATCGCCGGCCTGGAAGTGCTGCGCATCATCAACGAGCCGACTGCTGCGGCGCTGGCCTACGGCCTCGACAAGTCCGAGCATTCCAAGACCATCGCCGTCTACGACCTCGGCGGCGGCACCTTCGACATCTCGGTCCTCGAGATCGGCGACGGCGTGTTCGAAGTTAAGTCGACCAACGGCGACACCTTCCTCGGTGGCGAAGACTTCGACATGCGGCTCGTCAACTATCTCGCCGACGAGTTCAAGAAGGAACAGGGCATCGACCTGCGCGGCGACAAGCTGGCGCTGCAGCGCCTGAAGGAAGCCGCCGAAAAGGCCAAGATCGAGCTGTCCTCGTCAGCCCAGACCGAGATCAACCTGCCATTCATCACCGCCGACGCCAAGGGGCCCAAGCACCTGACGCTGAAGCTGACCCGCGCCAAGTTCGAAGCGCTGGTCGATGACCTCATCCAGAAGACCGTCGAGCCTTGCAAGGCGGCCCTGAAGGATGCCGGCCTCAGCGCTGGCCAGATCGACGAGGTGGTGCTGGTCGGTGGCATGACGCGCATGCCCAAGGTCCAGGAGACGGTGAAGCAGTTCTTTGGCCGCGAGCCGCACAAGGGCGTCAATCCGGACGAGGTGGTCGCCATCGGCGCCGCCATTCAGGCCGGTGTTCTGGCTGGTGAAGTCAAGGACGTGCTGCTGCTCGACGTGACGCCGCTGTCGCTCGGCATCGAGACGCTGGGCGGTGTCTTCACACGCCTTATCGACCGCAACACCACCATCCCCACCAAGAAGAGCCAGGTGTTCTCGACCGCCGAGGACAGCCAGAGCGCGGTGACCATCCGCGTCTTCCAGGGCGAGCGTGAAATGGCGGCCGATAACAAGATGCTCGGTCAGTTCGACCTGGTCGGCCTGCCGCCGGCGCCGCGTGGCGTACCGCAGATCGAGGTGACCTTCGATATCGACGCCAACGGCATCGTGCAGGTGTCAGCCAAGGACAAGGGCACCGGCAAGGAGCAGCAGATCCGCATCCAGGCCTCCGGTGGCCTTTCGGACTCTGACATCGACAAGATGGTGAAGGACGCCGAGGCCAACGCCTCCGCCGACAAGGCGCGCCGCGAGGCGGTCGAGGCAAGGAACCACGCCGAAGCGCTGGTCCACTCGACCGAGAAGTCGCTGGCCGACTATGGCGACAAGGTCTCTTCCTCCGACAAGTCGATTATCGAAAACGCCATCGTCGACCTCAAGGCAGTGATCGATTCCAACGACGCCGAGGATATCAAGGCCAAAACCACCGCCCTCGCCCAGGCGGCCATGAAGCTCGGCGAGGCGATGTATGCCGCCCAGCAGCCGGGCGCCGCCGAGGAGAAGCCGAGCACCGAGGGCGACGATGTCCTCGACGCCGACTTCGAGGAAGTCAAGGACGACAAGAAGAACGGCTAA
- a CDS encoding class I SAM-dependent methyltransferase, with translation MFVHRLRDEAMTEARRVRYHCSEELKFLKTWATKPLTTGAVSPSGRWLARAMAAPVDLAWEGTVVELGPGTGAVTAALLKRGVAPERLLAVEYNPDFAEHIRGRFPGLRVTVGDAYEFADTLRYAGITKVAAVVSSLPLFTQPPLRRRHLIEQAMAVLEPGRPFIQFSYALVPPVPADAGNWTLDVSGWIVRNLPPARVWTYRKA, from the coding sequence ATGTTCGTGCACCGACTGCGGGATGAGGCGATGACCGAGGCGCGTCGCGTGCGCTACCACTGTTCGGAAGAGCTGAAATTTCTGAAGACCTGGGCGACGAAGCCGCTCACCACCGGCGCGGTAAGTCCGTCGGGACGCTGGCTTGCCCGCGCCATGGCGGCGCCGGTGGATCTCGCTTGGGAAGGAACAGTGGTCGAACTGGGGCCGGGCACCGGAGCGGTTACCGCCGCGCTTCTCAAGCGCGGTGTCGCTCCAGAGCGTCTCCTCGCCGTGGAGTATAATCCCGACTTCGCCGAGCACATCCGTGGCCGCTTTCCAGGCCTCCGCGTGACGGTTGGCGATGCTTATGAGTTTGCCGACACGCTGAGATATGCCGGCATCACCAAGGTGGCCGCCGTCGTGTCGTCATTGCCGCTGTTTACCCAGCCGCCGCTTCGCCGCAGGCATCTCATCGAGCAGGCTATGGCCGTGCTGGAACCCGGTCGGCCATTCATTCAGTTTTCCTACGCGCTGGTACCGCCGGTTCCCGCCGACGCCGGGAATTGGACGCTCGACGTCAGTGGTTGGATCGTCCGCAATCTGCCACCAGCCCGCGTGTGGACCTACCGCAAGGCGTGA
- a CDS encoding MarR family transcriptional regulator translates to MDIHLPNKFAALSLAVTDVTLSADDDLAPTAVAALISAANNPPASIGEIAAIVGLTHSATVRLIDRLETDGLLHRRRRVGREVLVEITPAGRRRADGLQDRRLAVSSGFLASLSAEEQVLLDRLVDRMMRDHTARGYDRRRLCRMCARTQCNCCFEAACPADRETSATESVTREEA, encoded by the coding sequence GTGGACATCCATTTGCCAAACAAGTTCGCTGCCCTGTCGCTAGCCGTCACAGATGTTACGCTTTCCGCAGATGACGACCTTGCGCCGACGGCCGTCGCCGCGCTGATCTCCGCCGCCAACAATCCCCCAGCGAGCATTGGCGAGATAGCCGCTATCGTCGGCCTCACCCATTCGGCGACCGTCCGCCTCATTGATCGGCTGGAGACGGATGGCCTGCTGCATCGGCGCCGCCGGGTTGGCCGCGAGGTGCTGGTCGAAATTACGCCGGCTGGCCGGCGACGGGCGGACGGGCTTCAGGACCGCCGTCTCGCCGTAAGCAGCGGCTTTCTGGCCAGTCTCTCAGCCGAGGAGCAAGTTCTGCTGGACCGGCTTGTTGACCGGATGATGCGTGACCACACGGCGCGTGGATATGATCGCCGCCGTCTTTGCCGAATGTGCGCTCGGACTCAGTGCAATTGCTGTTTTGAGGCAGCCTGCCCGGCAGATCGAGAGACGTCCGCGACCGAATCGGTTACGCGTGAAGAGGCCTGA
- the lepA gene encoding translation elongation factor 4 — MTTQLLSHIRNFAIIAHIDHGKSTLADRLIQTTGTVAQRDMKEQILDSMDIERERGITIKAQTVRLAYKAKDGETYTLNLMDTPGHVDFAYEVSRSLAACEGSLLVVDASQGVEAQTLANVYQAIDNNHEIVPILNKVDLPAAEPERVKSQIEDVIGLDASNAVEISAKTGLNIEGVLEAIVQRLPPPKGDPDAPLKALLVDSWYDAYLGVIVLVRIIDGVLQKGMKVRMMRAGAVYEVERVGYMTPKLALCDRLEAGEIGVITASIKEVADTAVGDTITDERRQTAEPLPGFRPAQPVVFCGLFPVDAANFEDLRAAVGKLRLNDASFSFEMETSAALGFGFRCGFLGLLHLEIIQERLEREFNLDLIATAPSVIYKMRLTDGTDIELHNPADMPEVTRIVEIAEPWIRASIMTPDDYLGAILKLCQDRRGLQVDLSYVGSRAIVQYDLPLNEVVFDFYDRLKSISKGYASFDYHLSEYREGDLVRMQILVNAEPVDALSVLVHRSQADRRGRAMCEKLKDLIPQHMFQIPIQAAIGGKIIARETIRALRKDVLAKCYGGDVTRKRKLLDKQKEGKKRLRQFGKVEIPQEAFIAALKMDD, encoded by the coding sequence ATGACGACACAGCTGCTCTCCCATATCCGCAACTTCGCCATCATCGCCCACATCGATCACGGTAAGTCGACGCTCGCCGACCGCCTGATCCAGACGACGGGCACCGTCGCCCAGCGCGACATGAAGGAACAGATCCTCGATTCGATGGATATCGAGCGCGAGCGCGGCATCACCATCAAGGCGCAGACCGTCCGCCTCGCCTATAAGGCGAAGGATGGCGAGACCTACACGCTCAATCTGATGGACACGCCAGGCCACGTCGACTTCGCCTACGAGGTCAGTCGCTCGCTCGCCGCCTGCGAAGGGTCGCTGCTCGTCGTGGACGCCAGCCAGGGCGTCGAGGCGCAAACGCTCGCCAACGTCTATCAGGCAATCGACAACAACCATGAGATCGTGCCGATCCTCAACAAGGTTGACTTGCCGGCCGCCGAGCCCGAGCGCGTCAAAAGCCAGATCGAGGACGTGATCGGGCTCGACGCTTCGAATGCCGTGGAGATCTCGGCCAAGACTGGTCTCAATATCGAAGGCGTGCTGGAGGCGATCGTCCAACGCCTGCCACCGCCCAAGGGCGATCCGGACGCGCCGCTGAAAGCGCTGCTGGTGGATAGCTGGTATGACGCCTACCTCGGCGTCATCGTGCTGGTTCGCATCATCGACGGCGTGCTCCAGAAGGGCATGAAAGTGCGGATGATGCGCGCCGGTGCCGTCTACGAAGTAGAGCGCGTCGGCTACATGACGCCGAAGCTCGCACTCTGCGACAGGCTGGAGGCCGGCGAAATCGGCGTCATCACCGCTTCGATCAAAGAGGTGGCCGATACCGCCGTCGGCGACACGATCACCGACGAGCGGCGGCAGACCGCCGAACCGTTGCCCGGCTTCCGCCCGGCACAGCCGGTGGTGTTCTGCGGCCTGTTCCCGGTCGATGCGGCCAACTTCGAAGACTTGCGCGCCGCCGTCGGCAAGCTGCGCCTCAACGACGCCAGCTTCTCCTTCGAGATGGAAACCTCGGCCGCCCTCGGCTTCGGCTTCCGCTGCGGCTTCCTCGGCCTCCTGCATCTCGAAATCATCCAAGAGCGGCTCGAGCGCGAGTTCAACCTCGACCTGATCGCCACGGCGCCATCAGTCATCTACAAGATGCGCCTTACCGACGGCACGGATATCGAGCTGCACAACCCTGCCGACATGCCGGAGGTGACGCGCATCGTCGAGATCGCCGAGCCATGGATTCGCGCCTCGATCATGACGCCGGACGACTATCTCGGCGCCATTCTGAAGCTCTGCCAGGATCGACGCGGCCTGCAGGTCGACCTCTCCTACGTCGGCAGCCGCGCCATCGTGCAATACGATCTGCCGCTCAACGAGGTGGTGTTCGATTTTTACGACCGGCTGAAGTCGATCTCCAAAGGCTATGCCTCGTTCGACTACCACCTCAGCGAATATCGCGAGGGCGACCTCGTCCGGATGCAAATCCTCGTCAACGCCGAGCCGGTCGACGCGCTTTCCGTGCTCGTCCACCGCAGCCAGGCGGATCGTCGGGGCCGGGCGATGTGCGAAAAGCTGAAGGACCTCATTCCGCAGCACATGTTCCAGATCCCGATCCAGGCGGCGATCGGCGGCAAGATCATC